A genomic region of Oncorhynchus mykiss isolate Arlee chromosome 4, USDA_OmykA_1.1, whole genome shotgun sequence contains the following coding sequences:
- the LOC110522134 gene encoding heparan sulfate glucosamine 3-O-sulfotransferase 5 → MLFKQQALLRQKLFVLGSLAIGSLLYLVARVGSLDRLQPICPIESRLGPLHLPEQIPLRTLQYKRGLLHELRKGNATKEQIRLHNLVQQLPRAIIIGVRKGGTRALLEMLNLHPAVVKASQEIHFFDNDQNYARGIDWYREKMPFSFPHQITIEKSPAYFITEEVPERIFKMNSSIKLLIIVREPTTRAVSDYTQVLEGKERKNKTYHKFEKLAIDGNTCEVNTKYKAVRTSIYTKHLERWLKYFPVEQFHIVDGDRLITDPLPELQLVERFLNLPSRISHYNLYFNATRGFYCLRFNIVFNKCLAGSKGRIHPEVDPSVVAKLRKFFHPFNQKFYQITGRTFNWP, encoded by the exons ATGCTATTCAAACAGCAGGCGTTGCTGAGACAGAAGCTCTTTGTGCTGGGCAGCCTTGCTATCGGGAGTCTCCTCTATCTAGTGGCCAGGGTTGGGAGCTTGGATAG GCTGCAGCCTATTTGCCCCATAGAGAGCAGACTGGGCCCTCTTCACCTGCCGGAGCAGATCCCTCTCCGGACCCTGCAGTATAAGCGTGGTCTGCTCCACGAGCTCCGCAAGGGCAATGCCACCAAAGAGCAGATCCGCCTGCACAACCTGGTGCAGCAGCTGCCCCGGGCCATCATTATCGGGGTGCGCAAAGGGGGCACGCGCGCCCTGCTGGAGATGCTCAACCTGCACCCGGCGGTGGTCAAGGCCTCGCAGGAGATCCACTTCTTTGACAACGACCAGAACTACGCCCGTGGCATCGACTGGTACCGGGAGAAGATGCCATTCTCCTTCCCCCATCAGATCACCATTGAGAAGAGCCCCGCCTACTTCATCACAGAGGAGGTCCCTGAACGCATCTTCAAGATGAACTCCTCCATCAAGCTGTTGATTATTGTGCGCGAGCCCACCACCAGAGCTGTGTCCGACTACACACAGGTGCTGGAGGGCAAGGAGCGCAAGAACAAGACCTACCACAAGTTTGAGAAGCTGGCCATTGACGGAAACACGTGTGAGGTGAACACAAAGTATAAGGCGGTACGGACCAGCATTTACACCAAGCACTTGGAGCGCTGGCTGAAGTACTTCCCCGTGGAACAATTCCACATTGTGGACGGGGACCGTCTGATCACGGACCCGTTGCCGGAGCTGCAGCTCGTCGAGCGCTTCCTCAACCTACCATCCAGGATCAGCCACTataatctgtacttcaatgccaCCAGGGGATTCTACTGCCTGCGATTTAACATTGTCTTCAACAAGTGCCTGGCAGGCAGCAAGGGGCGCATCCACCCTGAGGTGGACCCTTCGGTCGTGGCCAAACTGAGGAAGTTCTTCCACCCCTTCAATCAGAAGTTTTATCAGATCACTGGCAGGACATTCAACTGGCCCTGA